Proteins encoded by one window of Crassostrea angulata isolate pt1a10 chromosome 9, ASM2561291v2, whole genome shotgun sequence:
- the LOC128163125 gene encoding uncharacterized protein LOC128163125 isoform X1 gives MKNDTKKGGTSPKGRRKLNFVEKKEKLPLNGKSIFVDVKEKSQCRSIKEDIKRLGARADEFFHKDINYVITSNRTSKPDKREPFQSPESPSIVSTPSPFNCGPSPSPASGSIPPPESVTRGKAIAKRAVTKETNPVLTNAENWGIKIITLDVALKWIQREISKLPPVNTNIKTKGSNLRGSYKVKKLKSPYLKLESTTRQYKVVYQQVDLWPHANVETPRGTCPFDGTSLGGERSREERGDRIGLIPLEPAKTPTTKSKHKESTKTQESSKSSHKKQRLNSSIVGGVRIVTAGELRRRKEMKRLQEKKKGYCECCETKYDNLTKHVTEEQHKEFIREKKHYHALDSLINSGPNEATFLQRVLQQHCSIVSGSHRREGKCRKETTVKSTPRNLQNSSKKTTIKIVNSEVQRRSSRSPKEIWLKANENDQSKLLKDNMEHEIRKNRQVRRSADIDMQLEKHYVPARTRNFLFIQGSSNQVSETKVLEKSDVKSTCSHKKTKEFDKDSEQSVMAKMENEGPVCVKHLKNSAEKNLEQSSLCFMHLNSLSKNEKVISNISLKSDLLLKTHSEKTCRSPLKIEASFEQSPVLQCNLRKKTFLSEKSSEKKSTRTQLNEEECVLERRVGTVKKTDVFEKEKSLNNEKFLVKKSPRRSSRFQLVNMEGRPDEETDENIIAETSDKMALEENLNNRVSEDTMLTGSANLKQPTCMQKKVKMDEQNSDQICKLQKTNEETCQDVKYSKRLRKSIRCISDEDLQDKCDLKKLAQNRKEDADIKEDSMILRRESAKGKSSGKTEKDFICDEEEEQLTENKETSVVSDEDFIREEEAKYEQKTELKTMDLELNVSHSSQLPSKICLSRNQERITNEKCELQNTCASMKIPLTVEIPKDKDDTIEADVEKSLCYIDRVHRLRSTNQRQSIVDRELKDITTKVQEKNSCSNSSLVWDGKGQNNLSASPSFYTSPKKINSSTPKKKNGLNKVEQTTPIVASPKSGLSMTPRSNKRKRWNKRRNSKCIEENFSTSKPRKLQKLKYPTASKKTPEKLSGSGKESEKDSQSIESVLSDGVHSKQISHKKQSNLKRQIIQAVEKDISKDNGKSLVRTPKSKSPSRLSKCVTPRGMSSPLIWRNAKGSTPKGKKRIRLNGSWSVLSDRSVNKLLHDSDSESNFEGFEKGDLTRHSSLCSDASFVEINEVELEENSDHEWEIEQEKAEVNVPENEAIDVLPEIFSSPGKRSDSSWDTGFVDFIDTQFSNRQMSFRTKSACQEEESLAEPLGSPLRRKRLQSIPESLTENQLNRTKKRRKLDDGDEFQCFLVSDKAAQIDEDIQFNFSSPNKRKTRGPKYKIRNRQRKSLDYRSSLECMDVKQKKQKSFVNSDRKVKFRKQDGTEYQDLEKNQSSLKGNSGRNLDHIDVTKKEDNTAGTDTRSEKHLSTKNNQKSKNFKRHEKQSTDFPCLSPKNQRDAIHSSSPGINCSTKKLRSRKN, from the exons acaAATCCTGTGTTGACTAATGCTGAAAACTGGGGAATTAAGATCATAACTTTAGATG tgGCTTTGAAGTGGATCCAGCGAGAAATTTCCAAACTTCCTCCAGTGAATACTAATATTAAG ACCAAAGGAAGCAATCTTCGTGGAAGTTACAAAG tcAAGAAACTTAAGTCCCCTTACCTGAAACTTGAATCCACAACAAGACAGTACAAGGTGGTGTACCAGCAGGTGGACCTTTGGCCTCATGCTAATGTGGAGACTCCACGGGGCACCTGCCCATTTGATGGGACCTCGCTTGGAGGGGAGAGGTCGAGGGAGGAGAGGGGGGACAGGATAGGCCTGATTCCTCTAGAACCTGCTAAAACTCCAACCACAAAATCTAAACACAAGGAGTCGACCAAAACACAGGAGAGTTCAAAGTCCTCACACaa AAAACAACGTCTTAATTCCAGCATTGTAGGAGGCGTTCGCATTGTCACTGCTGGTGAACTGCGCCGAAGAAAGGAAATGAAACGACTCCAAGAGAAGAAGAAAGGCTATTGTGAATGCTGTGAAACTAAATACGACAATTTGACAAAA CATGTGACAGAAGAACAACACAAAGAGTTCATCAGGGAAAAGAAACATTACCATGCTTTGGACTCTCTAATTAACTCGGGTCCTAATGAGGCAACATTCTTGCAACGTGTTTTGCAGCAGCACTGTAGCATTGTCAGTGGATCTCATAG aagAGAGGGAAAGTGCAGAAAGGAAACGACAGTTAAATCTACGCCCAGAAATTTGCAAAATTCCtccaaaaaaacaacaatcaagATTGTTAATTCGGAAGTACAGCGCAGAAGCAGTCGTAGTCCCAAGGAAATCTGGCTTAAAGCAAATGAAAATGATCAAAGCAAATTGCTTAAAGACAACATGGAGCATGAAATACGAAAAAACAGACAAGTTCGAAGAAGTGCTGATATTGACATGCAACTTGAGAAGCACTATGTGCCAGCGAGGACTaggaattttttatttattcagggATCATCTAATCAAGTCAGTGAAACAAAGGTTTTAGAAAAAAGTGATGTGAAAAGTACTTGTtcacataaaaaaacaaaagaatttgATAAAGATAGTGAACAATCTGTAATGGCTAAGATGGAAAATGAAGGGCCTGTTTGTGTGAAACATTTGAAAAACAGTGCTGAAAAGAATTTGGAGCAAAGTTCCCTCTGTTTCATGCATTTAAATTCTTtatctaaaaatgaaaaagtaatAAGCAATATTTCCCTAAAAAGTGATCTCTTGCTAAAAACACATTCTGAAAAGACATGCAGGTCTCCCCTCAAAATCGAAGCTTCCTTTGAGCAATCTCCTGTGTTACAAtgcaatttaagaaaaaaaacatttttgtcagAAAAGTCTTCTGAGAAGAAAAGCACTCGGACACAATTGAATGAAGAAGAGTGTGTCTTAGAAAGGAGAGTTGGAACTGTGAAAAAGACAGATGTCTTTGAAAAGGAAAAAAGCTTGAACAATGAAAAATTCTTGGTAAAGAAATCTCCAAGGCGTTCCTCTCGATTCCAACTTGTGAACATGGAAGGTAGACCCGATGAAGAAACAGATGAAAACATAATAGCCGAGACTTCAGATAAAATGGCACttgaagaaaatttaaacaatagagTTTCTGAGGATACAATGCTGACAGGATCAGCAAACTTGAAACAACCAACATGTATGCAGAAAAAAGTGAAGATGGATGAACAAAATAGCGACCAAATCTGTAAATTGCAAAAAACCAATGAAGAAACTTGTCAAGATGTCAAGTATTCTAAAAGATTACGAAAATCAATACGATGCATTTCAGATGAAGATTTACAAGACAAATGTGACTTGAAGAAGCTTGCACAAAATAGAAAAGAGGATGCAGATATTAAAGAGGACAGTATGATATTAAGGAGAGAATCAGCTAAAGGAAAGTCTTCAGGAAAGACTGAAAAAGATTTCATTTGTGATGAAGAAGAAGAACAATTGACAGAAAATAAAGAGACTTCTGTAGTAAGTGATGAAGATTTTATTAGAGAGGAAGAGgcaaaatatgaacaaaaaactgaattaaaaaCAATGGATTTGGAATTGAATGTCAGTCATTCTTCCCAACTCCCTAGCAAAATTTGTCTCTCTCGAAATCAAGAACGCATTACCAACGAAAAATGTGAATTACAAAATACTTGTGCAAGTATGAAAATTCCTTTGACTGTGGAAATTCCCAAGGACAAAGACGATACAATAGAGGCAGATGTAGAGAAATCTCTGTGTTACATAGATAGAGTTCACCGTTTACGGTCCACAAATCAGAGACAATCTATTGTTGACCGTGAGCTGAAAGACATAACAACAAAAGTGCAAGAAAAGAACTCGTGCTCAAATAGTTCTTTAGTGTGGGATGGCAAAGGACAAAACAATTTGAGTGCTTCCCCCTCGTTTTATACATCTCCCAAAAAGATCAACTCTTCAactccaaagaaaaaaaatggctTAAATAAAGTGGAACAAACCACCCCCATTGTTGCCAGTCCAAAAAGTGGGTTAAGCATGACACCAAGGTCAAATAAAAGGAAGCGGTGGAACAAAAGAAGGAATTCAAAATGTATTGAGGAGAACTTCAGTACTTCAAAACCAAGAAAACTACAAAAACTTAAGTATCCAACTGCTAGCAAGAAAACACCAGAGAAACTTTCTGGTAGTGGTAAAGAAAGTGAAAAAGATTCCCAAAGTATTGAGTCTGTTCTTTCAGATGGAGTTCATTCAAAACAGATATCACACAAAAagcaatcaaatttaaaaagacaGATTATTCAAGCTGTGGAGAAAGACATCAGCAAGGACAATGGTAAATCACTTGTGAGAACTCCCAAGTCAAAGTCACCTTCAAGACTTTCAAAATGTGTAACTCCTCGTGGAATGTCATCACCTTTGATCTGGAGAAATGCCAAAGGCAGTACTCCTAAAGGTAAAAAGAGAATAAGACTGAATGGCAGCTGGTCTGTGTTGAGTGATAGGAGTGTCAATAAACTTTTGCATGATAGTGACTCGGAGTCAAACTTTGAAGGATTTGAAAAAGGAGATTTAACTAGACATAGCTCACTTTGTAGCGATGCATCAtttgttgaaataaatgaaGTGGAGCTTGAAGAAAATTCTGATCATGAATGGGAGATAGAGCAAGAGAAAGCAGAGGTAAATGTACCTGAAAATGAAGCCATAGATGTATTACCAGAAATATTTTCCTCCCCTGGCAAACGATCTGACTCTTCATGGGATACTGGTTTTGTGGACTTCATAGATACTCAATTCTCAAATCGACAAATGTCTTTCAGGACTAAGTCTGCGTGTCAAGAAGAGGAATCATTAGCAGAACCACTTGGTTCCCCTTTGCGAAGAAAAAGACTTCAATCAATTCCTGAAAGTTTAACAGAAAATCAACTTAACAGAACAAAGAAAAGAAGAAAGTTGGACGATGGTGATGAGTTTCAGTGTTTTTTGGTCAGTGATAAAGCAGCTCAGATTGATGAAGATATTCAGTTCAATTTCTCAAGTCCAAATAAACGCAAAACTAGAGGACCTAAGTACAAAATTAGAAACAGACAGAGAAAGTCTCTGGACTACAGGTCATCCTTAGAATGTATGGATGTGAAACAAAAAAAGCAGAAAAGCTTCGTAAATTCTGATAGAAAAGTAAAATTTCGAAAGCAAGATGGAACTGAATATCAGGATCTGGAAAAAAATCAGTCATCATTAAAAGGTAACAGTGGCAGAAATTTGGACCATATTGATGTCACAAAGAAAGAAGACAATACAGCTGGTACTGATACTCGTAGTGAGAAACATTTGTCCACcaaaaataatcagaaatctaaaaatttcaaacgTCATGAAAAACAATCCACAGATTTCCCTTGTCTTTCACCAAAAAATCAAAGGGATGCAATACACTCCTCTTCCCCTGGTATCAACTGTTCCACGAAAAAACTTCGAAGTAGAAAAAATTGA
- the LOC128163125 gene encoding uncharacterized protein LOC128163125 isoform X2, with product MKNDTKKGGTSPKGRRKLNFVEKKEKLPLNGKSIFVDVKEKSQCRSIKEDIKRLGARADEFFHKDINYVITSNRTSKPDKREPFQSPESPSIVSTPSPFNCGPSPSPASGSIPPPESVTRGKAIAKRAVTKETNPVLTNAENWGIKIITLDVALKWIQREISKLPPVNTNIKTKGSNLRGSYKVKKLKSPYLKLESTTRQYKVVYQQVDLWPHANVETPRGTCPFDGTSLGGERSREERGDRIGLIPLEPAKTPTTKSKHKESTKTQESSKSSHKKQRLNSSIVGGVRIVTAGELRRRKEMKRLQEKKKGYCECCETKYDNLTKHVTEEQHKEFIREKKHYHALDSLINSGPNEATFLQRVLQQHCSIVSGSHREGKCRKETTVKSTPRNLQNSSKKTTIKIVNSEVQRRSSRSPKEIWLKANENDQSKLLKDNMEHEIRKNRQVRRSADIDMQLEKHYVPARTRNFLFIQGSSNQVSETKVLEKSDVKSTCSHKKTKEFDKDSEQSVMAKMENEGPVCVKHLKNSAEKNLEQSSLCFMHLNSLSKNEKVISNISLKSDLLLKTHSEKTCRSPLKIEASFEQSPVLQCNLRKKTFLSEKSSEKKSTRTQLNEEECVLERRVGTVKKTDVFEKEKSLNNEKFLVKKSPRRSSRFQLVNMEGRPDEETDENIIAETSDKMALEENLNNRVSEDTMLTGSANLKQPTCMQKKVKMDEQNSDQICKLQKTNEETCQDVKYSKRLRKSIRCISDEDLQDKCDLKKLAQNRKEDADIKEDSMILRRESAKGKSSGKTEKDFICDEEEEQLTENKETSVVSDEDFIREEEAKYEQKTELKTMDLELNVSHSSQLPSKICLSRNQERITNEKCELQNTCASMKIPLTVEIPKDKDDTIEADVEKSLCYIDRVHRLRSTNQRQSIVDRELKDITTKVQEKNSCSNSSLVWDGKGQNNLSASPSFYTSPKKINSSTPKKKNGLNKVEQTTPIVASPKSGLSMTPRSNKRKRWNKRRNSKCIEENFSTSKPRKLQKLKYPTASKKTPEKLSGSGKESEKDSQSIESVLSDGVHSKQISHKKQSNLKRQIIQAVEKDISKDNGKSLVRTPKSKSPSRLSKCVTPRGMSSPLIWRNAKGSTPKGKKRIRLNGSWSVLSDRSVNKLLHDSDSESNFEGFEKGDLTRHSSLCSDASFVEINEVELEENSDHEWEIEQEKAEVNVPENEAIDVLPEIFSSPGKRSDSSWDTGFVDFIDTQFSNRQMSFRTKSACQEEESLAEPLGSPLRRKRLQSIPESLTENQLNRTKKRRKLDDGDEFQCFLVSDKAAQIDEDIQFNFSSPNKRKTRGPKYKIRNRQRKSLDYRSSLECMDVKQKKQKSFVNSDRKVKFRKQDGTEYQDLEKNQSSLKGNSGRNLDHIDVTKKEDNTAGTDTRSEKHLSTKNNQKSKNFKRHEKQSTDFPCLSPKNQRDAIHSSSPGINCSTKKLRSRKN from the exons acaAATCCTGTGTTGACTAATGCTGAAAACTGGGGAATTAAGATCATAACTTTAGATG tgGCTTTGAAGTGGATCCAGCGAGAAATTTCCAAACTTCCTCCAGTGAATACTAATATTAAG ACCAAAGGAAGCAATCTTCGTGGAAGTTACAAAG tcAAGAAACTTAAGTCCCCTTACCTGAAACTTGAATCCACAACAAGACAGTACAAGGTGGTGTACCAGCAGGTGGACCTTTGGCCTCATGCTAATGTGGAGACTCCACGGGGCACCTGCCCATTTGATGGGACCTCGCTTGGAGGGGAGAGGTCGAGGGAGGAGAGGGGGGACAGGATAGGCCTGATTCCTCTAGAACCTGCTAAAACTCCAACCACAAAATCTAAACACAAGGAGTCGACCAAAACACAGGAGAGTTCAAAGTCCTCACACaa AAAACAACGTCTTAATTCCAGCATTGTAGGAGGCGTTCGCATTGTCACTGCTGGTGAACTGCGCCGAAGAAAGGAAATGAAACGACTCCAAGAGAAGAAGAAAGGCTATTGTGAATGCTGTGAAACTAAATACGACAATTTGACAAAA CATGTGACAGAAGAACAACACAAAGAGTTCATCAGGGAAAAGAAACATTACCATGCTTTGGACTCTCTAATTAACTCGGGTCCTAATGAGGCAACATTCTTGCAACGTGTTTTGCAGCAGCACTGTAGCATTGTCAGTGGATCTCATAG AGAGGGAAAGTGCAGAAAGGAAACGACAGTTAAATCTACGCCCAGAAATTTGCAAAATTCCtccaaaaaaacaacaatcaagATTGTTAATTCGGAAGTACAGCGCAGAAGCAGTCGTAGTCCCAAGGAAATCTGGCTTAAAGCAAATGAAAATGATCAAAGCAAATTGCTTAAAGACAACATGGAGCATGAAATACGAAAAAACAGACAAGTTCGAAGAAGTGCTGATATTGACATGCAACTTGAGAAGCACTATGTGCCAGCGAGGACTaggaattttttatttattcagggATCATCTAATCAAGTCAGTGAAACAAAGGTTTTAGAAAAAAGTGATGTGAAAAGTACTTGTtcacataaaaaaacaaaagaatttgATAAAGATAGTGAACAATCTGTAATGGCTAAGATGGAAAATGAAGGGCCTGTTTGTGTGAAACATTTGAAAAACAGTGCTGAAAAGAATTTGGAGCAAAGTTCCCTCTGTTTCATGCATTTAAATTCTTtatctaaaaatgaaaaagtaatAAGCAATATTTCCCTAAAAAGTGATCTCTTGCTAAAAACACATTCTGAAAAGACATGCAGGTCTCCCCTCAAAATCGAAGCTTCCTTTGAGCAATCTCCTGTGTTACAAtgcaatttaagaaaaaaaacatttttgtcagAAAAGTCTTCTGAGAAGAAAAGCACTCGGACACAATTGAATGAAGAAGAGTGTGTCTTAGAAAGGAGAGTTGGAACTGTGAAAAAGACAGATGTCTTTGAAAAGGAAAAAAGCTTGAACAATGAAAAATTCTTGGTAAAGAAATCTCCAAGGCGTTCCTCTCGATTCCAACTTGTGAACATGGAAGGTAGACCCGATGAAGAAACAGATGAAAACATAATAGCCGAGACTTCAGATAAAATGGCACttgaagaaaatttaaacaatagagTTTCTGAGGATACAATGCTGACAGGATCAGCAAACTTGAAACAACCAACATGTATGCAGAAAAAAGTGAAGATGGATGAACAAAATAGCGACCAAATCTGTAAATTGCAAAAAACCAATGAAGAAACTTGTCAAGATGTCAAGTATTCTAAAAGATTACGAAAATCAATACGATGCATTTCAGATGAAGATTTACAAGACAAATGTGACTTGAAGAAGCTTGCACAAAATAGAAAAGAGGATGCAGATATTAAAGAGGACAGTATGATATTAAGGAGAGAATCAGCTAAAGGAAAGTCTTCAGGAAAGACTGAAAAAGATTTCATTTGTGATGAAGAAGAAGAACAATTGACAGAAAATAAAGAGACTTCTGTAGTAAGTGATGAAGATTTTATTAGAGAGGAAGAGgcaaaatatgaacaaaaaactgaattaaaaaCAATGGATTTGGAATTGAATGTCAGTCATTCTTCCCAACTCCCTAGCAAAATTTGTCTCTCTCGAAATCAAGAACGCATTACCAACGAAAAATGTGAATTACAAAATACTTGTGCAAGTATGAAAATTCCTTTGACTGTGGAAATTCCCAAGGACAAAGACGATACAATAGAGGCAGATGTAGAGAAATCTCTGTGTTACATAGATAGAGTTCACCGTTTACGGTCCACAAATCAGAGACAATCTATTGTTGACCGTGAGCTGAAAGACATAACAACAAAAGTGCAAGAAAAGAACTCGTGCTCAAATAGTTCTTTAGTGTGGGATGGCAAAGGACAAAACAATTTGAGTGCTTCCCCCTCGTTTTATACATCTCCCAAAAAGATCAACTCTTCAactccaaagaaaaaaaatggctTAAATAAAGTGGAACAAACCACCCCCATTGTTGCCAGTCCAAAAAGTGGGTTAAGCATGACACCAAGGTCAAATAAAAGGAAGCGGTGGAACAAAAGAAGGAATTCAAAATGTATTGAGGAGAACTTCAGTACTTCAAAACCAAGAAAACTACAAAAACTTAAGTATCCAACTGCTAGCAAGAAAACACCAGAGAAACTTTCTGGTAGTGGTAAAGAAAGTGAAAAAGATTCCCAAAGTATTGAGTCTGTTCTTTCAGATGGAGTTCATTCAAAACAGATATCACACAAAAagcaatcaaatttaaaaagacaGATTATTCAAGCTGTGGAGAAAGACATCAGCAAGGACAATGGTAAATCACTTGTGAGAACTCCCAAGTCAAAGTCACCTTCAAGACTTTCAAAATGTGTAACTCCTCGTGGAATGTCATCACCTTTGATCTGGAGAAATGCCAAAGGCAGTACTCCTAAAGGTAAAAAGAGAATAAGACTGAATGGCAGCTGGTCTGTGTTGAGTGATAGGAGTGTCAATAAACTTTTGCATGATAGTGACTCGGAGTCAAACTTTGAAGGATTTGAAAAAGGAGATTTAACTAGACATAGCTCACTTTGTAGCGATGCATCAtttgttgaaataaatgaaGTGGAGCTTGAAGAAAATTCTGATCATGAATGGGAGATAGAGCAAGAGAAAGCAGAGGTAAATGTACCTGAAAATGAAGCCATAGATGTATTACCAGAAATATTTTCCTCCCCTGGCAAACGATCTGACTCTTCATGGGATACTGGTTTTGTGGACTTCATAGATACTCAATTCTCAAATCGACAAATGTCTTTCAGGACTAAGTCTGCGTGTCAAGAAGAGGAATCATTAGCAGAACCACTTGGTTCCCCTTTGCGAAGAAAAAGACTTCAATCAATTCCTGAAAGTTTAACAGAAAATCAACTTAACAGAACAAAGAAAAGAAGAAAGTTGGACGATGGTGATGAGTTTCAGTGTTTTTTGGTCAGTGATAAAGCAGCTCAGATTGATGAAGATATTCAGTTCAATTTCTCAAGTCCAAATAAACGCAAAACTAGAGGACCTAAGTACAAAATTAGAAACAGACAGAGAAAGTCTCTGGACTACAGGTCATCCTTAGAATGTATGGATGTGAAACAAAAAAAGCAGAAAAGCTTCGTAAATTCTGATAGAAAAGTAAAATTTCGAAAGCAAGATGGAACTGAATATCAGGATCTGGAAAAAAATCAGTCATCATTAAAAGGTAACAGTGGCAGAAATTTGGACCATATTGATGTCACAAAGAAAGAAGACAATACAGCTGGTACTGATACTCGTAGTGAGAAACATTTGTCCACcaaaaataatcagaaatctaaaaatttcaaacgTCATGAAAAACAATCCACAGATTTCCCTTGTCTTTCACCAAAAAATCAAAGGGATGCAATACACTCCTCTTCCCCTGGTATCAACTGTTCCACGAAAAAACTTCGAAGTAGAAAAAATTGA